The Cyclobacterium amurskyense genome contains the following window.
CTTTTTCAGTGTACAAACCCCTAAGGAAAGATGTCCAGTCTTTGGAAAGCACCATGCATAACCATCTGGCACAGCATCCACGTCAAAACGGACCTTTTTGGATAACCTATTATAATCTGCCTCAGGAACAACAACTTCATATTCTAAAGCTGGAATCAGTTTCCTGCTTTCCTTCCATCCTCCCATTTTAGCCGTATTGCTAAGCACTCCATCGGCACCTATAAGGTATTGGCATTGAATATTACCTTCAGAGGTACTCAATAATAGTCCTTGCGCTGTTCTTTCCAAGCCGAGCGCCGTTGTGTTTTCCAATAGATTTGCTCCCTTTTCCAATGCCTTTTTGACCAAAAACTGATCAAAACTATCTCTCATGACCATTGAAATTATGGGTTCTTTTCTTTTAGCAGTGAAAAAGTAGGAGGAGTTTTCAAAAAACACTTCTAGTTCACGGTATTCTTTTTCTACAACCTCATCTATTAGGAAAGGTAAACGTGTTCTACCTCTATGTACCAGCCCTCCACCGCAGGTTTTATACCTGGGAAGTTTTTCTTTTTCAATTATTATAACACTTTTACCCATTTCAGCTGCTATATAGGCAGACATGGCACCAGAGGGTCCTGATCCAATTATAGCAATGTCATATTTTTTCATTGGTATTTATTATAAATCATCTGGTTCTCTTTCTGGAATATCTGGTCCGGATAAAATTAGTTGGCCTTCCTCAGGCTTAAAATCATAGCTTAGCTTGATATTTTCCAGATCAGTTTCATTGATATTTAAGCAGGCATTGTAATAACTTTTATTAAACCCT
Protein-coding sequences here:
- a CDS encoding geranylgeranyl reductase family protein — encoded protein: MKKYDIAIIGSGPSGAMSAYIAAEMGKSVIIIEKEKLPRYKTCGGGLVHRGRTRLPFLIDEVVEKEYRELEVFFENSSYFFTAKRKEPIISMVMRDSFDQFLVKKALEKGANLLENTTALGLERTAQGLLLSTSEGNIQCQYLIGADGVLSNTAKMGGWKESRKLIPALEYEVVVPEADYNRLSKKVRFDVDAVPDGYAWCFPKTGHLSLGVCTLKKQKIDLKKYYYAYLDKLGLKEIISSEAHGFQIPVGQRKDGFSKNRVFLTGDAAGFADPLTAEGISNALLSGELAALAILENFQDEAAASNAYQGLLDKQILSDLGSSSIIAFICYAQPAIRNMLLKKYGQKGCEILTDIFMGKKAFPDDLKNKIKSRVPLLKYI